Proteins encoded in a region of the Rothia mucilaginosa genome:
- a CDS encoding PH domain-containing protein, protein MSTPNPVNPAPQAPQPPASQMPQEQKWWRADIRTFIMNLWFIILLAFGFFQSIILNILTTPPNEWGARLTQAFDENSSYFSATYSQLIGFAVLVLILVAGSIDWWFTRYSLDDLAIHRRSGFLFKKNRTIRLESVQSVDISRPLVARLLGVSELRFEVADGSSEALHIKYVSARKAEVLRRTAMASINLLRSEAAGRPVDVLPESMQISAERMPDADQLHQPYEASYGAPYEASYGAPAQDGAQPAHQQAAPQQGGYSQPAPEQGIQQPGASRRGARMPMPVAADPSQPPIFRISNMRLIASIMLEHLVWLVPAVALMVGAAVIAAILDGESPFLIFMALLPGMFAPMVGYVVALWTRFDGAANFKITPSGQGGVTLRYGFTGTHTQNVMVERIQALAVEQSILWRAFGWYRVKMTIAGIGIEKNDNQKLVTRNVALPVGNKQETLMVLRLLLPALDEAQAQVLLDTANGSLKSQKPQVPAMIVTPSSARWMDLLTWKRNGVTTVGYTAGSVQASTRIDSDAARSSVGEHTQGDLLLIRGGYFIRTLSIVPVSRVLSVSRGQGPLQRAFGCASVHFGTVPGPVRTLMMHLPPRVCEDLVWLMTVRLEGIEPYYRVPVMSGRP, encoded by the coding sequence ATGAGTACCCCGAATCCGGTCAACCCCGCGCCGCAGGCACCGCAGCCTCCTGCCTCCCAGATGCCGCAGGAGCAGAAGTGGTGGCGTGCCGATATCCGCACGTTCATCATGAACCTCTGGTTCATTATTCTGCTGGCGTTTGGTTTCTTCCAGAGCATTATCCTGAATATTCTGACCACCCCGCCGAACGAGTGGGGCGCGCGATTGACGCAGGCATTCGATGAGAACAGTAGCTACTTCAGCGCAACGTACTCGCAGCTTATCGGCTTCGCCGTGCTCGTGCTGATTCTGGTTGCTGGCTCGATTGACTGGTGGTTTACCCGCTATAGCCTGGACGATTTGGCGATTCACCGCCGTAGCGGTTTTCTGTTCAAGAAGAACCGCACGATCCGTCTGGAGAGCGTGCAGAGCGTGGACATTTCGCGTCCTCTGGTGGCGCGCCTGCTGGGTGTGTCGGAGCTTCGTTTTGAGGTGGCTGACGGCTCTTCGGAGGCGCTGCACATCAAGTACGTTTCCGCCCGCAAGGCGGAGGTTCTGCGCCGTACCGCGATGGCGAGCATCAACCTGTTGCGTTCGGAGGCGGCGGGCCGCCCGGTCGACGTGCTGCCCGAGAGCATGCAGATTTCGGCGGAGCGCATGCCGGATGCAGATCAGTTGCATCAGCCGTACGAGGCCTCCTATGGTGCGCCCTATGAGGCATCTTATGGTGCGCCCGCGCAGGACGGCGCCCAGCCCGCTCATCAGCAGGCGGCGCCTCAGCAGGGCGGCTACTCGCAGCCTGCACCCGAGCAGGGCATCCAGCAGCCCGGCGCATCCCGCCGCGGCGCTCGCATGCCGATGCCGGTCGCGGCTGACCCCTCGCAGCCGCCGATTTTCCGCATCTCGAATATGCGTCTGATTGCCTCCATCATGCTGGAGCATCTGGTGTGGCTGGTGCCCGCCGTGGCTCTCATGGTTGGTGCCGCGGTCATTGCCGCGATCCTGGACGGCGAGAGCCCGTTCCTGATTTTCATGGCGTTGCTACCCGGTATGTTCGCGCCCATGGTCGGTTATGTGGTTGCCCTCTGGACACGTTTTGACGGTGCCGCGAACTTCAAAATCACCCCCAGCGGTCAGGGCGGCGTGACCCTGCGCTACGGTTTCACTGGCACGCACACCCAGAACGTGATGGTTGAGCGTATTCAGGCGCTCGCCGTGGAGCAGTCCATCCTGTGGCGTGCGTTCGGCTGGTACCGCGTCAAGATGACCATTGCCGGTATTGGTATTGAGAAGAACGACAACCAGAAGTTGGTGACCCGCAACGTTGCCCTGCCGGTCGGCAACAAACAGGAGACGCTGATGGTGTTGCGTCTGCTCCTACCCGCGCTGGATGAGGCGCAGGCGCAGGTGCTGCTGGATACCGCCAACGGTTCGCTGAAGAGTCAGAAGCCGCAGGTTCCGGCAATGATTGTGACGCCCTCTTCGGCGCGCTGGATGGACCTGCTTACCTGGAAGCGTAACGGCGTGACCACGGTCGGTTACACTGCCGGTTCGGTGCAGGCGAGCACCCGCATTGATTCTGATGCGGCACGTTCGAGCGTCGGCGAGCATACGCAGGGCGACCTGCTACTGATTCGTGGCGGCTACTTTATCCGCACGCTGTCGATTGTTCCGGTCAGCCGTGTGCTGAGCGTGAGCCGAGGTCAGGGCCCGCTGCAGCGTGCCTTCGGATGCGCGAGCGTGCATTTCGGTACGGTGCCCGGCCCGGTGCGCACGCTCATGATGCACCTGCCGCCGCGCGTCTGCGAGGATTTGGTGTGGTTGATGACGGTTCGCCTGGAGGGTATTGAACCCTACTACCGCGTACCGGTGATGAGCGGGCGCCCCTAA
- the folK gene encoding 2-amino-4-hydroxy-6-hydroxymethyldihydropteridine diphosphokinase, with protein sequence MAGTAKYAHRAVLALGSNLGESEDTLERAVADLVAGGVQLVRASGLYRTAPVGGPAGQPDFVNAVIEVTTDLGAYELLKLCNAVEAAHHRERLVRWGPRTLDIDVIDYDGVISEDPVLTLPHPRAQERAFVLVPWAQMDPQAYLTVTRRAEPSGERPDEVPAPLSREVVSVAELSRTLVEADEDAISYMREMQVPDQP encoded by the coding sequence GTGGCGGGTACGGCAAAGTATGCGCACCGCGCGGTGTTGGCGTTGGGCTCGAACCTGGGCGAAAGCGAAGACACCCTGGAGCGCGCCGTCGCCGACCTGGTGGCCGGTGGCGTGCAGCTGGTGCGCGCCTCCGGGCTGTACCGTACCGCCCCGGTGGGTGGTCCGGCGGGTCAGCCGGATTTCGTGAACGCGGTCATTGAGGTGACCACTGACCTGGGCGCTTACGAGCTGCTGAAGCTGTGTAACGCGGTGGAGGCGGCGCATCACCGTGAGCGCCTGGTGCGTTGGGGCCCGCGCACCCTCGATATTGACGTGATTGACTATGACGGCGTGATCTCTGAGGATCCGGTGCTGACTTTGCCGCATCCGCGGGCGCAGGAGCGTGCTTTTGTGCTGGTGCCGTGGGCGCAGATGGACCCGCAGGCGTACCTGACGGTGACCCGGCGTGCGGAGCCTTCGGGGGAGCGGCCGGATGAGGTTCCTGCGCCGCTGAGCCGCGAGGTCGTGAGCGTTGCGGAACTGTCCCGCACGCTGGTTGAGGCGGATGAAGACGCTATCAGCTATATGCGTGAGATGCAGGTACCTGATCAGCCTTAA
- a CDS encoding DUF3180 domain-containing protein, giving the protein MKPLSYRAIIVAAVCGAAAALMVNSVMIGAGFGELNFSWMLGAVCLLVAAGAVWLGVQVARYRRIQTREKAPHMGPILAARAVAYAQGSIMTGALLTGWCGAILGYHLAMVSVRGFSVVFWEVLVNCVGSVALLIAGLWAQHCCRIPPEDDEDAASSSGAVKPREGGTYVGS; this is encoded by the coding sequence ATGAAGCCCCTGAGTTATCGGGCGATTATTGTGGCGGCTGTGTGCGGTGCCGCTGCCGCTCTTATGGTGAATTCCGTGATGATTGGCGCCGGTTTTGGTGAGCTGAATTTCTCGTGGATGCTCGGCGCGGTGTGCCTGCTGGTTGCGGCGGGAGCCGTGTGGCTGGGTGTGCAGGTGGCTCGTTATCGTCGTATTCAGACGCGTGAGAAGGCGCCGCATATGGGCCCGATTCTTGCGGCGCGTGCGGTAGCGTACGCGCAGGGCTCCATCATGACCGGTGCCCTGTTGACGGGCTGGTGCGGTGCGATTCTTGGCTACCACCTGGCGATGGTGTCTGTGCGCGGTTTTTCGGTGGTCTTTTGGGAGGTTCTCGTTAATTGTGTGGGCAGTGTTGCCCTGCTGATTGCTGGCCTGTGGGCGCAGCATTGTTGTCGTATTCCGCCGGAGGATGATGAGGATGCGGCCTCCTCTTCCGGTGCTGTAAAGCCGCGAGAGGGAGGAACCTATGTCGGCTCCTAA
- the lysS gene encoding lysine--tRNA ligase yields MSTEHTAAPAIADMSEQMQIRLEKRAKLIESGREAYPVGLLDSEGNRVEPNHIEDLRAEYDPKLAAEELKAGDETDRVVHVGGRVVFVRNTGKLCFATLQGGTEGKRIQAMLSLAEVGEESLAEWKSLVDLGDHVFVTGRVIVSRRGELSIMVTDWKMASKALRPMPVLHKDLNEETRVRQRYLDLMVREEARELVKKRALITRTVRRVLEDHGYIEVETPVLQLVHGGATARPFRTHLNAFDQPMTMRIATELPLKRAVVGGIDRVYEIGRVFRNEGVDSTHSPEFTTLECYETYADQFVMAERMKEIIQSCAKAVGTERIETENGTIDLFGEWKWVGVYPGLSEAVGVEITPETDASVLREIAEKHEVDIDPKWDAEKLVTELFGEIVEPTLVNPTFVYDYPPSAQPLARPHRSGEPLIEAWDLIIGGMERGTAFSELIDPVIQRERLTAQSLLAAAGDDEAMELDEDFLRALEHGAPPMGGLGLGIDRLIMLLAGDQDPERPGTVVRQPGIRETILFPLMKPEA; encoded by the coding sequence GTGAGCACTGAGCACACTGCCGCACCGGCGATTGCTGATATGTCCGAGCAGATGCAGATTCGCCTGGAGAAGCGTGCGAAGCTGATTGAGTCGGGTCGCGAGGCATACCCGGTGGGTCTGCTGGATTCTGAGGGTAACCGCGTGGAGCCCAACCACATTGAGGATCTGCGCGCCGAGTACGATCCGAAGCTGGCTGCTGAGGAGCTGAAGGCTGGCGACGAGACTGACCGTGTGGTGCATGTGGGCGGCCGCGTGGTGTTCGTCCGTAACACCGGTAAGCTGTGCTTCGCGACCCTGCAGGGTGGTACCGAGGGTAAGCGCATCCAGGCGATGCTGTCGCTGGCTGAGGTTGGCGAGGAGTCCCTGGCTGAATGGAAGTCCCTGGTTGACCTGGGTGACCACGTGTTCGTGACCGGCCGCGTGATTGTTTCTCGCCGCGGTGAGCTGTCCATCATGGTGACCGACTGGAAGATGGCGTCGAAGGCGCTGCGCCCCATGCCGGTTCTGCATAAGGACCTGAACGAGGAAACCCGCGTTCGCCAGCGCTACCTGGACCTGATGGTTCGCGAGGAGGCTCGCGAGCTGGTGAAGAAGCGCGCCCTGATTACCCGCACCGTCCGCCGCGTGCTGGAAGATCACGGCTACATTGAGGTTGAGACCCCCGTTCTGCAGCTGGTGCACGGTGGCGCGACGGCTCGCCCGTTCCGTACCCACCTGAACGCTTTTGACCAGCCGATGACCATGCGTATTGCGACTGAGCTGCCGCTCAAGCGTGCAGTGGTTGGTGGCATTGACCGCGTGTACGAGATTGGTCGCGTGTTCCGTAACGAGGGCGTGGACTCGACCCACAGCCCCGAGTTCACCACCCTGGAGTGCTACGAGACCTATGCTGATCAGTTCGTGATGGCTGAGCGCATGAAGGAGATTATCCAGAGCTGCGCGAAGGCTGTCGGCACTGAGCGTATTGAGACTGAGAACGGCACCATTGACCTGTTTGGTGAGTGGAAGTGGGTTGGCGTGTACCCGGGCCTGTCCGAGGCTGTGGGCGTTGAGATCACCCCCGAGACTGACGCTTCCGTTCTGCGCGAAATTGCTGAGAAGCACGAGGTGGACATCGACCCGAAGTGGGACGCTGAGAAGCTGGTGACCGAGCTCTTCGGTGAGATCGTTGAGCCGACCCTGGTGAACCCGACCTTCGTGTACGATTACCCGCCGAGCGCTCAGCCGCTGGCTCGTCCGCACCGTTCCGGTGAGCCCCTGATTGAGGCGTGGGACCTGATTATTGGCGGTATGGAGCGCGGTACCGCGTTCTCCGAGCTGATTGACCCGGTCATTCAGCGTGAGCGCCTGACCGCCCAGTCGCTGCTGGCTGCTGCCGGTGACGATGAGGCGATGGAGCTGGATGAGGACTTCCTGCGCGCCCTGGAGCACGGTGCACCCCCGATGGGTGGCCTGGGTCTGGGCATTGACCGTCTGATTATGTTGCTGGCGGGCGATCAGGATCCGGAGCGTCCGGGTACTGTGGTGCGTCAGCCCGGTATTCGTGAGACTATTCTCTTCCCCCTGATGAAGCCGGAGGCCTAA
- a CDS encoding Rossmann-like and DUF2520 domain-containing protein encodes MIQHSKPARLGIGIISAGRVGSVLGAALRACEHTIVGVHAVSEASQERAAMLLPDVPLLPVEQIAERSELLILAVPDDELPGLVTYLASSGSITAGQILVHTSGRHGTEVLAPATALGAIGLAIHPAMTFTGMSVDLQRLNGTCFAVTGPAPFIPIAQALVVEMGGEPVHVAEADRALYHAALAHAANHLVTILGQSQQMLASIGIEDPARYMGPLVRAAVDNALASGEGALTGPVARGDAGTVKAHLQALNEYSEHEKTGDITDSYAALAHATAKRAHNRGLLNDEQLGRIENLLGESSDRNHPGDIDDSAPENKEFSS; translated from the coding sequence GTGATACAGCATTCAAAACCTGCGCGTTTGGGCATTGGAATTATTTCAGCCGGGAGGGTCGGATCCGTCCTCGGTGCGGCTTTGCGCGCCTGCGAGCACACTATTGTGGGTGTTCACGCGGTCTCTGAGGCTTCTCAGGAGCGCGCCGCGATGCTGCTTCCCGATGTGCCGCTGCTGCCGGTGGAGCAGATTGCTGAGCGTAGCGAATTGCTGATTCTCGCGGTTCCCGATGATGAGCTGCCGGGCCTTGTCACCTACCTGGCGTCTTCGGGAAGTATTACCGCCGGTCAGATTCTGGTGCACACCTCCGGCCGTCACGGCACCGAGGTTCTCGCACCGGCGACCGCGCTGGGCGCTATCGGTTTGGCGATTCACCCCGCCATGACCTTTACCGGCATGTCCGTGGACCTGCAGCGCCTGAACGGCACCTGCTTCGCCGTGACCGGGCCCGCACCGTTCATCCCGATTGCTCAGGCACTCGTGGTGGAAATGGGCGGCGAACCCGTGCACGTTGCCGAGGCTGACCGGGCGCTCTACCACGCAGCTTTAGCGCACGCCGCGAACCACCTCGTGACCATCCTGGGTCAGTCCCAGCAGATGCTCGCCTCCATCGGTATTGAGGACCCGGCACGCTACATGGGGCCGCTCGTGCGAGCCGCCGTGGACAATGCGCTCGCCAGCGGTGAGGGCGCTCTCACCGGGCCCGTGGCACGTGGAGATGCTGGTACCGTGAAGGCTCACCTTCAGGCTCTGAATGAGTACTCAGAGCATGAGAAAACAGGTGATATTACAGACTCTTACGCCGCTCTGGCACACGCAACCGCAAAAAGAGCGCATAATAGAGGTTTGTTAAACGATGAACAACTGGGACGAATTGAGAATCTGCTGGGTGAGTCTTCGGACCGCAACCACCCCGGCGATATTGATGATTCAGCCCCCGAAAACAAGGAGTTCTCGTCATGA
- the panC gene encoding pantoate--beta-alanine ligase — translation MTETSMPRVVTTIADFRTAITESLAAVQEELDRAARQEAEQNGTAVQYKNASLGYVPTMGALHDGHATLLRRAAEQNDVVVASIFVNPLQFGPGEDYEAYPRTLEADAALAGAAGVDIIFAPEVEEMYPDGDPLIRISSGELGTKFEGATRPGHFDGVLTVVNKFFNIIRPAAGNHPVNAYFGQKDAQQYILIQRMVRDFNHDVTMRPVSIVRDDNGLALSSRNSYLSDEERESALVLSRTLAMLRENSLNRGFHEIDLDGARERINSTPGVRLDYLELVDPMTFGEPTEESERVLALVAAFVGPTRLIDNMDLR, via the coding sequence ATGACTGAGACTTCGATGCCCCGAGTCGTGACCACCATTGCGGATTTCCGCACGGCAATCACCGAATCCCTTGCCGCAGTGCAGGAGGAACTGGACCGAGCAGCCCGCCAGGAGGCGGAGCAGAACGGCACCGCAGTTCAGTACAAGAACGCATCCCTGGGCTACGTGCCCACCATGGGCGCCCTGCACGACGGCCACGCAACCCTGTTGCGTCGCGCCGCTGAACAGAACGATGTAGTGGTCGCCTCCATTTTCGTGAACCCGCTGCAGTTTGGCCCCGGCGAGGATTACGAAGCATACCCGCGCACCCTGGAGGCAGACGCTGCCCTGGCCGGTGCCGCCGGTGTTGACATTATTTTTGCCCCCGAGGTTGAAGAGATGTACCCCGACGGCGACCCGCTCATCCGCATTTCGAGCGGCGAGCTGGGCACCAAGTTTGAGGGTGCGACCCGTCCGGGCCACTTTGATGGCGTGCTGACCGTGGTCAATAAGTTCTTCAACATTATTCGCCCCGCAGCCGGTAACCACCCGGTGAACGCGTACTTCGGTCAGAAGGACGCTCAGCAGTACATCCTGATCCAGCGTATGGTGCGCGACTTCAACCACGACGTGACCATGCGCCCTGTGTCGATCGTTCGCGACGATAACGGTCTGGCGCTGTCTTCGCGTAATAGCTACCTGTCGGATGAGGAGCGCGAGTCTGCCCTGGTGCTGTCTCGCACCCTGGCGATGCTGCGTGAGAATTCGCTGAACCGTGGCTTCCACGAGATTGATTTGGACGGTGCGCGTGAGCGTATCAACTCCACTCCGGGTGTACGCCTTGACTACCTGGAACTGGTCGACCCGATGACTTTCGGTGAGCCGACTGAGGAGTCGGAACGAGTCCTGGCACTAGTTGCTGCGTTCGTTGGTCCGACCCGCCTGATTGACAACATGGACCTGCGCTAA
- a CDS encoding histone-like nucleoid-structuring protein Lsr2, whose protein sequence is MAQKVRIILEDDLDGGPADETIRFGLDGAHYEIDLSSANAARLRDAIRPFVAKSRRVQGTATQRTRAPRGTAAPVKRNPETAAIREWAKANGHKVSDRGRIHQDVQDAYYEAMKAQG, encoded by the coding sequence ATGGCACAGAAGGTTCGCATCATCCTTGAAGACGATCTCGACGGCGGCCCCGCAGACGAAACTATCCGTTTTGGCCTGGACGGCGCTCACTACGAAATCGATCTGTCCTCCGCAAACGCAGCTCGCCTGCGTGACGCTATCCGCCCCTTCGTAGCGAAGTCCCGCCGCGTGCAGGGCACCGCTACCCAGCGCACCCGTGCTCCCCGTGGCACCGCTGCTCCGGTTAAGCGCAACCCCGAGACCGCAGCAATCCGCGAATGGGCTAAGGCTAACGGTCACAAGGTTTCTGACCGTGGCCGCATCCACCAGGATGTTCAGGACGCATACTACGAAGCAATGAAGGCTCAGGGTTAA
- the folB gene encoding dihydroneopterin aldolase, whose amino-acid sequence MTQADYARHDRITLTGITAKGYHGVLDFEKRDGQPFVVDATLYSDFSAAAATDDLTKTTNYALVVDLIHRHITNGSLDLIETLAVNIAEGVLAMFELVDAVEITVSKPQAPIELPFGNVAVSVFRERAAEGGR is encoded by the coding sequence ATGACCCAGGCAGACTACGCACGCCACGACCGCATCACCCTCACCGGTATCACCGCTAAGGGGTACCACGGCGTGCTCGATTTTGAGAAGCGCGACGGCCAGCCCTTCGTCGTGGACGCGACCCTGTACAGCGATTTTTCCGCCGCAGCCGCTACGGATGACCTGACGAAGACCACGAACTACGCGCTGGTGGTTGACCTGATTCACCGCCACATTACGAACGGTTCGCTGGATTTGATTGAGACCCTTGCGGTGAACATTGCCGAGGGTGTCCTCGCCATGTTTGAGCTGGTGGACGCGGTGGAGATTACCGTGTCGAAACCGCAGGCGCCGATTGAGCTGCCGTTCGGTAACGTTGCGGTGAGCGTGTTCCGTGAACGCGCCGCTGAGGGTGGCCGCTAG
- a CDS encoding PH domain-containing protein has product MSAPNQNSYSPNGRYGQDAQNGQYGQYGQSQPGQPGQQGQYGQNQYGQYQQAAYGQPGAPYGQQSQYDQQAQYGQQAQYGQQVPPAAAYPNAPQPVPAQPAPSQPVSSQPVPAQPVPEPQWVPAASRYLTVRFVHTLSALALPILAGVALYCAGAFFGGPEALRIVGLAVIAVFGLWGLWWILTTPRRTRALGYALESNHLMARRGIVFRSMSSMPYGRIQYVDVDSGPLERMCGVARLTVRTAGTTTGTMVLFGIPLNAAEELRADLVRRADERMAAL; this is encoded by the coding sequence ATGTCGGCTCCTAACCAGAATAGTTATTCGCCAAATGGTCGGTACGGGCAGGACGCTCAGAACGGCCAATACGGTCAGTATGGGCAGAGTCAGCCCGGTCAGCCCGGTCAGCAGGGTCAGTACGGGCAGAACCAGTATGGGCAGTACCAGCAGGCGGCTTACGGTCAGCCTGGTGCCCCGTATGGACAGCAGAGCCAGTATGACCAGCAGGCGCAGTATGGACAGCAAGCGCAGTACGGTCAGCAGGTTCCGCCCGCTGCCGCGTACCCGAACGCGCCTCAGCCGGTTCCCGCGCAGCCGGCACCTTCTCAGCCGGTAAGCTCCCAGCCGGTTCCCGCGCAACCCGTGCCGGAGCCGCAGTGGGTACCCGCCGCCTCCCGCTACCTGACGGTTCGTTTTGTTCACACTCTTTCCGCCCTGGCGCTCCCGATTCTTGCGGGCGTTGCCTTGTATTGTGCGGGTGCGTTCTTCGGCGGTCCGGAGGCGCTACGCATCGTCGGTCTGGCTGTGATTGCGGTGTTTGGTCTGTGGGGTCTGTGGTGGATTCTGACCACTCCGCGCCGTACTCGTGCGCTCGGCTACGCGCTGGAGTCGAATCACCTGATGGCTCGCCGCGGTATCGTGTTCCGTTCCATGAGCTCTATGCCGTACGGGCGCATCCAGTATGTTGATGTGGATTCTGGTCCGCTGGAGCGCATGTGCGGTGTTGCCCGCCTGACGGTGCGCACCGCGGGTACGACCACCGGCACGATGGTGCTGTTTGGTATTCCGCTGAATGCGGCGGAGGAGCTGCGCGCGGATCTGGTGCGCCGCGCCGATGAGCGAATGGCGGCACTCTAA
- the folP gene encoding dihydropteroate synthase encodes MTESTHTTRVALLPCDALAAERTLVMGILNVTPDSFSDGGQHYAATDAIAHAARMIAEGASIIDIGGESTRPGAVRISVEEEQRRILPVIEAVAQLGTTISVDTMNPQTARAAIAAGAHIINDISGLNVSNEMIETAAELQVPYILMHARGTSQTMDSLAEYPRGVVTEVVEELTDLRERFLAAGVLPQNLILDPGLGFAKGGMQDWELLAAIDELQGLGHRLLIAGSRKRFIANALTAADMALAERLNASGFTATDAGEAERELWQSLSEPRPAQHRAAASAAVTALVAARGVWAVRVHDVPASVDAVTVASALRSVS; translated from the coding sequence ATGACTGAATCCACACACACCACCCGTGTAGCCCTCCTGCCCTGCGACGCGCTCGCCGCCGAACGCACCCTCGTGATGGGCATCCTCAACGTCACCCCCGACTCCTTCAGCGACGGCGGGCAGCACTACGCCGCCACCGACGCTATCGCCCACGCCGCCCGCATGATTGCCGAGGGCGCCTCCATTATCGACATTGGCGGCGAGTCCACCCGCCCCGGTGCCGTGCGCATCAGCGTGGAGGAGGAGCAGCGCCGCATCCTGCCCGTCATCGAGGCGGTCGCGCAGCTGGGCACCACCATCAGCGTTGACACCATGAACCCGCAGACCGCCCGCGCCGCCATCGCCGCCGGTGCGCACATCATCAACGATATATCCGGTCTGAACGTGAGCAATGAAATGATTGAAACCGCCGCCGAGCTGCAGGTGCCGTACATCCTCATGCACGCGCGCGGCACCTCCCAGACCATGGACAGCCTGGCGGAGTACCCGCGCGGCGTGGTCACCGAGGTCGTGGAGGAGCTGACCGATCTGCGTGAGCGTTTCCTTGCAGCCGGTGTGCTGCCGCAGAACCTGATTCTTGATCCGGGTCTGGGCTTCGCGAAGGGCGGCATGCAGGACTGGGAGCTGCTCGCCGCCATTGACGAGCTGCAGGGCCTGGGCCACCGCCTGCTCATTGCCGGTTCCCGCAAGCGTTTTATCGCCAACGCCCTCACGGCGGCGGATATGGCACTGGCTGAGCGCCTGAACGCGAGCGGCTTCACCGCAACCGATGCGGGTGAGGCGGAACGCGAACTGTGGCAGTCGCTCTCGGAGCCGCGCCCGGCTCAGCACCGTGCCGCAGCCTCAGCGGCGGTAACCGCACTGGTGGCGGCGCGCGGCGTGTGGGCTGTGCGCGTGCATGACGTACCCGCCAGCGTGGATGCGGTGACGGTCGCCTCCGCGTTGCGCTCTGTCAGCTAG